The sequence below is a genomic window from Gossypium hirsutum isolate 1008001.06 chromosome A11, Gossypium_hirsutum_v2.1, whole genome shotgun sequence.
ATATAGGATTGGGCCTCCTCGCCTTACTGAGAGACCTTGGGTTGGGATATCTAAAGCCCTTAGAACCATGGATTTGAGTCTCTGCCTTCAAGTCTCCAAAGTTTGAAACCTTTCAAGAGCTTGAAAATGATGCCTTTTTTACTCTCAGTTCCGCTTAAAGTATGGCCGGTAATCAAATCACTCCCCTCCAAGAATAACCAAAGGAAAGCTAACCTTGGCATTGCTGAGCAAAGAACACGCCTTTTTTATTCATCTCTTGATCTCATctgggattttttttttggtgctCTAAGAATAAGAAAAACCCAGTTTTTTTGGTCAAGGAATCAACAACCAAGAAACGCGTTAAAGAAAGTGGAAGAACACTGTCTATGAACTGGAAGGATTTTGAGTGAaagatccaaaagaaaaaaaaaacaacaaaagatCTAATGATCATTTCCACCCAAGAGAGCAGAAAATCTGAAGATCTTCAAGAATTTCCCTCTCCTTTCACAATTCCTCTCACCTTCATTTCCATTCCTTCAAGAACAGAATCAACAGAAAGGCTGAAACTTTCAAGAAATAAGGAGTCTCAGAACACCCAAAGTTTGGATCTTAATGGCATGGCCCTCTCATTCCCACCTTTCCTCAAATCCACCCTTCTTTGCTTGACACTCCTTTcatctcttctcttcttcttcttcctccaagCCCCACGAAAACCCCCACGAATCCCTCAAAGATCCCTCCTTTCAACTTCCTGTTATTCTCGACAATCTTCTGATAGTACCCTCATTAACTACCTTTCCCTTCATTACTGTCTTTTCAATGAAAAGTTTTTCCTCTCTATTCCTTTCCTttcccttcttcttctccttGACTTTTACATTCTCATCAAAACAGCCCAATCCCATTTCTCTGTTGTCACCACCAAGCTCTCTTCTCTCCTTAACTTGTCCCCATCCATGGCTGCTGTCACTCTTTTAGCCCTTGGAAATGGTGCTCCCGATGTGTTTGCCTCCCTCCATGCTGTTCGCTCGGGTCATTACAGAACTGGGTTTGGCGCAATTTTGTCGGCTGGGACATTTGTATCTGCTTTTGTGGTTGGTTTTGTTGCTATCTATGCAGCACCTTTTGGGGTAAAACCTGCTCCTTTTATAAGGGATGTGTTGTTTTATCTAACTGGGGCATTGTTTTTGTTCTATGTGTACTTGAGTGGGGAGATTTTTGTGTGGCAAGCTGTTTCTTTTGTTGCATTTTATATATTCTTTGTTGGGTTTGTGTTTTGGATGGATTTTGGGACCGAAAGAGAGGAGGAGAAGCTGGCTTTACAGAACGAGATGGTGACAAAAGAAAGCCATTTGCTGGGTAAAAATGGTGAGGTTGGAGATGTTGAGAGGGGTATGAAGGTAGACAAGAAAGCATTTGGAATTGCAGGAGTATGTGAAGTGGTACGTTTCTATAATTTACTTGAAAAGAAACTTTATATGCTGTGATTTGTTTGTTTTAATGTTGAATGCAAGTATCATTACTTGATTGATGGAATGAAAGAGCATTGGTAGGGTATACAAGCATTTCTTGATGCTACTTTGATTGTAGGTGCTAAGTGTTACTAGGAACCGAATCTTGATGCTGTTGGCTAATGCTTAATGGCTTATATTTCTGGAACTCACATATTGCTTGAGATAGATAACTAGAAATGGGGTTAAAAGTTGAAACAGTAACATCTAATAAAGCTCTGTCGTTTGCCCTTTTTTCTTTATCTCCTGGATTAAATATTTGAGGTGAGCACATTTTTCAGGTTCCTTCCCTGTAAATTGAAGAATGtacatgttgcatgccatgaacaTAAGAGGAAAAAGAAGGTATAAAGAGAGTTTTGGTTGTGCCCTCCTTTCACTATTTCTTGTCTATGGACCATGGCATTGGAATGAAAGAAGTAAAATGCAGTTTGTATGTTGTTGAAATTCATTCTTCCTTTGATGTCAATGCTTTTATGACTGTACCTGTAATCTGTAACTATGAAACTAACCTGAGACACTGGGAAATATGATACTATACACATTGGTTTTAGCCCCTTTTAAGAATATAGTGTGCATGGGTCCTTTGCAGGATTGATAGACCTTGAAGGTTTGAGTGCAAAAATTGTATTGACCTGGCAATTTCATGGCTGAAATTAGAATGTTATATTTTGCTTACTACTTCATGTTAGGAGCTAGAAAAAGGCAGGTTCCATGAAATTTCTCAAATTGGGttctaatttaccttttttttcttttgttcagCTCAATGATGTTTTGTGCTTCTACTCATATAACTTCTTCCAGTTTTCACTATAATGTTTTTGTATTTTGTCTTCAATGCAGATCTCGAAAGCATGGGAGGTTCCTATAATTTTTCTTCTCAAGCTCACGATTCCGCAATCTTCCCCTTCTGAATGGAGTAGATTCTACCTATCTGCTAACATTGCGCTTTGCCCACTAGCCCTTTTATTTGCTTGCAACTCATTCATGCCATTAGATCACCCGATTGTGTTCCTCCTTCCAAACACCCATTTCCCTCTCTGGGTTGTTGTACTCTTTGGAAGCTTCTCTCTTGCCACCCTTCACTTTATGTTGGAAAAAGAACCTCCAAAGAACGATCAAATCCCTGTAGTGGTTCTGGCTTTTGTAATGAGCGTGTTCTGGATATCAACTGTCGCGGGGGAGTTGCTGAACTGCTTGGCAGCCATCGGATCACTTCTTGAACTGCCTCCAGCACTCCTTGGTCTCACGGTACTTGCATGGGGAAACTCTGTGGGAGATCTTGTAGCTGACGTTGCGGTTGCCAAAGCCGGTCATCCGGCAATGGCTATGGCTGGATGCTTTGCTGGGCCAATGTTTAATATGCTTGTCGGGCTTGGATCAGCTTTGGTAAAGCAAACAACTAATGTTTATCCAGAAGCCTATCAGCTTAATTTTCACATTGGTATTATTATTGCATTTGTCTTCTTGCTTCTGAGCCTGATGGGATCTCTATTGGTTATAACTTGGTCTAGATTCCGGGTGCCTAGATTTTGGGGATTCTGCCTTGTTGGCCTTTATATAATTTTCACACTAGTTAGCTTGATCATCGCTAAGTTCTCCGGTTGATTGCTATGATCCTCTAAGCTGAAGGCATTCAATTCATATATGCTGATGTATGGCCTTTATACATTGTTTGTCTCGGCATTATGTGGTGCCAGATTAGTATATATTGATTGTGTGAAAGGAGGATGAGTACAGGGAATTGCTGGGGAGGGGGGTTTACCTGCAATTTCTAGACAAAATTGTATTTCTTCATGTATTAGATTCTCCATATGATAATGAATGTTTTGCTCAAGAGCAAATTAGAATATCATACAAATCAGAATAATTTCTTTGTAATAGGCATTTAGTCTGAGCCTAAAATGATGTAATTGTATTCAATAGATGCATACTTTCAGTAATGAAATTCctcaattttgttttccttgcaCCTTTGGTTTACATCTTCTTGGCTGGATTTTACTTTGCTTGTTCCTGCCCGAATTCTTGGTTTGGTTTAAGTGAAGCTTCAAAAAAAGCTCCACTTCTGCTGGTCAGATGAACTTTGAAACTTGTTCTAACATTGTTAGATTAAAGTGTACAACTATTAAGTTAGTAAGAATATCTTATTCTGATTCAAGTGTGAGTGTTGGGTATATTTTAAAACAGATATTTTCATTCtttgttaaatttgtttattttaaaaaattaatcctcacattcatatataaatattcatgaacATAAATGTCAAATTCGAAGTgcaatcatatttttattttctaggtGATCTTCTCACATGTCACCTTACTTTTCAACATGAATAAGAATTGGGAGGCAAATCTCTCttgtaataatatttaaactttttatttgaaGGGGTTTGATTTGCAAACTTTGAACCAATcacatcaaaatttactttttCTGCAAGTAAATGTTGGTGAGAGAAATCTTTGGTAAATTGAAGGAAAGGGCAAGTTGGTCCCAAAACcgaaaataggaaaaagaaagggggaaGGCAATATAAAAAGTAGGTTCTGACATCATAGGGTCAAAATTGAACAGAGAAAATACTCACAACATCAATTGAAACAACTCTGCTTTTGTTGTTTCCAATCTTAGGTTAGTTTTTGTACGATAAAAGTTCCAaacttttcttctttctctcaACCCTAAAAATTTTCCATAATCAGATCTTTTCTCATCTTACGGCTAAAATTCTCTTAAAAAGCGTTTTACCCAAATTTACCGTCTTGATCTTGGAAGCTTCTCTTCTCTTTTGacatcttttctctttttctttttattttgtctcAGGTGGTTCTCAATCTTCCTATTCAAAGGTACAATTTTTTTCTCCAAAAGGTataagctttttattttattttattttatttttcttttatactttCTTTTATACGTATAATCTGGGTTGTTTTAGGGATGTATGTTATTTGAATGATCTTCACTTTTCATGGTTTTTCTTCTATGTTTAATTGCTGTAAATATATTGGATTTGTTTGATTGAGTAAGCTGCTGATTAATTACCATATTTGGGTTCTTACagtttttttttaggaaaatcaTGAACAAGTTCATATTTTTACTGCCTTTTATTTAAATGGAAAATTGATCAACAAATTTTGCcctatgtttttcttttttatattatgttgTTTATATGGTAATTTATTTGCCAATTAGCTTGAGCAGTGTTGTTTGAATCTCTAATGGAACTTGATCTTCCATAGCAAGATATTAGAGGAAGGGGAAATGATGGATTATatttatatgttcaaatacaATTCGCAAAGAAAGAAACCGAGtataaatcaatcagttttcgaGTTCTCTTGATGTGTTTACTTGTTTGCTTACCTTTCTGATATTCCTTATAAAGAGTTGATCTTGTCTGAGAGGACTGCAACTAAAAATGTAATGCCTAACCGAAGTTTTTTGCTACAATGTTCTGTTTTATTTCGAGCAGATACATTTAAGTTTTAGTCGTGCAGATTAGAATGGATCACCAGGGGCATGGACAGCCCCCGGCAATGGGGATCATAGGTGGTGGAGCCCAAATGCCGTACGGCACTAACCCGTATCCAAACCAAGTGACTGGGGCCCCGAATTCAGGATCGGTTGGAGGCATTCAACCGAGCAGCCAGCCAACAGGAGCTCAACTTGCACAACACCAACTTGCTTATCAGCAAATTCACCAGCAGCAGCAACAGCAACTTCAGCAACAACTTCAGACATTTTGGGCAAATCAGTATCAAGAAGTTGAGAAAGTTTCGGATTTCAAGAACCATAGTCTTCCTTTGGCCAGGATCAAGAAGATCATGAAAGCAGATGAAGACGTGCGAATGATATCAGCTGAAGCCCCTGTCATTTTCGCCAGGGCATGTGAGATGTTCATCTTGGAATTGACGTTGCGTTCGTGGAATCACACAGAAGAGAACAAAAGGAGGACGCTTCAGAAGAACGACATCGCAGCGGCGATTACTAGGACTGACATATTTGATTTCTTAGTTGACATAGTTCCCAGGGAGGATTTGAAAGATGAAGTTCTTGCTTCAATTCCACGAGGAACAGTACCCGTCGGAGGACCTGCTGATGCACTTCCTTATTACATGCCTGCCCAACATGCACCTCAAGTTGGAACTCCGGGCATGATTATGGGGAAGCCGGTCATGGACCCTGCTTTGTATGCTCAGCAATCTCATCCGTACATGGCACAGCCACAGCAGATGTGGCCACCACCAGGTCCCGAGCAACAGCAGTCATCCTCTGATCATTAGCAGCTCTATTCGTAGAAGGTAACAAGGCAGTTGCAGTGTTGTAAATTGCTTTAGTTGCTGTTTCATTCCATGGGAACTTTCATTTTCATGTATTCTTACATTTGCTTACTTTGCAAATTGGTAACAGACATGCTTCTTGAGACATCTCGAGAATGTTGTACGGAGACTGAATAAGGAGGTGTTGTCTTGTTGAAAAGCATGGTCAAGATTCTAGCTCAAAGATCAGACTGTAAATATCACTCTGAacaattttcatttcatttcctttGTTTTCTCTATCTCAATTCTAGTTGGAGTGATTACATAGAgatgtaaatataaatatatatttatatatgtagaAATTTCAGTATGAGGTAATCTTTCCTTCATCATCAAGTATCAAAGCCATTGTGCTTGCCTTTTAAGAATCCAAAAATTTTCCGTTAGTTTATTTCATTAGATAAACTTTCATTAAGTGGAATTTAAGCAAGATTAATATGAAATCACTCGATTTTGTCCGTCCAGGTTTaatcaaaaatgaaaatacaTCTTTGTAACCGAAATATAACGCCAATGTTTGAACTTGGATCAAATGGCCTGTAACTGGCTCAAAAAGTTTGTTGGGTATATGACATTACAACTGTGGACGGTACTTCATTTTTTGTCTCTTTTCTTCATTCTCCCGTTTCAACCATTGAATAAACCGAAAGTGAAGGTGGTGTGTAAACCTTTATTGCACTGCAATTATTTTCCATCTCTGGTTTATATAATCCACTGACTCTTAAATCACCAACATCACAGTTCTTGCCAAAATATCCAATTTTTCAGCAATATCTGACCACTGATTTTTCTCAACAATTGTCATCTTTGCTGAATCTTCAACTGCAAAAAGACATACAGCACatcctaatttttaaaatatctcTACATGCGGTGTGGCAAGGGAGAAAAgtcattagacatgacatgacaTGAAGTTGCATTACTTTCGAGAATGATACTGACAAGGAACCCAACATAAGACTTGTCACAGCGCTGTTTTGCCTTTACCTGGATTCTCTGCTTACAATAGAATTTACAGATAAACGAGGTTACTAATACTACTTACTAGTGCTACACACTAAACACAGACATGATAAAAAGCTTGGATTATGGAGCTTTCATGGAGAAGTTTTCTCTCCAATTAAGCCCTTCACAGCACCAACTCCCCTTGAGAGGCCTCACGTTTGCTGTTAAAGACATGTTTGTCACTCCCTTTCTCCATCTAATACTTTATTTTGTCAAGTATTTGCGAGCTCTAAAATTTTTAGGCTGTTTTATTATTGGACCTTTTCTTTCCTGTTCTTCTATCTCAGTGTTTGAGtctaatttatttaaattctaaactGGAAATAGATTTGACATAGAGGGATATGTCACTGGCTTTGGAAACCCTGACTGGGCCAGGACTCATTCAGCCGCCACGTCAACAGCGCCAGCAGTGATGGACCTCTTAACGGCAGGCGCAACTTGTCTTGGAAAAACTGTCATGGATGAAATGGCTTACTGGTCACAATTTTGATAGATTTTTATGCCtgcatatatattttcttttcataataCTTGTTATATgtgtacttttttttctttattcagtATGTATGGAGTAAATAAACATTACGGCACTCCCACAAATCCTTGTGTACCAGATAGGGTGCCTGGAGGATCTTCCAGTGGCTCTGCTGTTGCAGTAGCTGCAAAGCTGGTAGATTTCTCCCTTGGTGAGTATTTCCAATCAGAATGAGATGCCTTTCTTTATGTATCCTCCTTGAACTGAATGAATATTTATCTCTAACACAGGAACTGACACTGGTGCTAGTGTAAGAGTCCCTGCATCATATTGCGGAATTCTTGGATTTCGGCCTTCACTCGGTGCCGTCTCTACTGTAGGAGTTCTTCCGATGTCACAGAGTTATGATACTGTGGGTAAGAAATAAATCTGATAGCCGAAATTTTGTCTAATCTTGATTATGCATCAATGATGCTGCAACGTTTAAACACATTTCAGAGGCCACAAGTTCAAGGATCAAACATATTAACAAGGATGTTTTTGGAAATTTTAGCTTTTGATATTGTATAATAATAAGGTTCCCTTTTTAATGTAACCAGACAACATTAATAACTACTTTTATCTGTACTTTAAGTCAGAACCGTATAACTTGTAGAGCCTTAATTTGATATCTATTTTGACCCCAGTTTCTCATTTAGGATGGTTTGCTCGTGATCCTATGATTTTAAACCGCGTTGGACGTGTTCTTCTGCATTTACCTGACGTTGATCCTATCAAACCAAGTCAGATCATTATTGCAGAAGATTGTTTTCGGCTGTCTACTATTCCAAGTGACCGAACAGCTCAAGTTCTTGTAAAGTCAATTGAAAAGCTCTTTGGAGGTAAGTAATTCTACACTAGGCTTTTGTAAACTTTGTTCACAGGACTTCCTTTGAAGGCTTGTCCTTTAAGGACTTCCTTTAGGCATTGAGGGCATCCAGAATTGAATGTCTCTTTTCAGGCATCTGATATTAAGATAGATTTTGTCCCAATAAATATGTCATCCGATTCATGGTACTTTGCATTTGGGACCAACTATGCTTTGGTACTGAAAATTGCGTTGCTTGTCAGTAAGCTGGCTCTCATTTTGTCTACTTAAAAGTGCAGCTCAATGTGTTAAGCATGTAATACTTGGAGACCATGTGAAGGACAAAGTACCAAGTTTGCAGCATTTCATGGATAAGGGAAATGAAGACCAAGAGGATGATATACCATCCTTAGCAGCCCTTTCAAGTGCAATGAGATTACTTCAGAGGTGCTAAACATCTTGAAACTTTTAGTATGAATTTAGGATAAGATATTTAAGCATTGGTTACTTAGCTTATTTCCTGTAggtatgaatttaagaattacCACGCCAAATGGGTCACCAAAGTGAATCCGGATTTCGGTCCAGGAATATCTGAGCGGATATGGGATGCCATTAAAGCAACAGGAGAAAATATTGATTTCTGCCACTCAGTGAGGACTGAATTACGCGCTGCGCTTACTGCCCTGCTAGGGGTAACCTCTATTACATTCATTGTAAAGGTTTTGCTAGCCAAATATGCTGCTGGTTCAAGTAAACAGTACTAGGCAAATACGGACACtttatataaacttattcatttcTTATGAATCAATCTACTTATATCGGCTCTTTTAGGATCATGGCATCCTTGCTCTCCCAACAACACCAGGGGAACCACCAAAAGTGCAAGCAAATCCAGCCACATCGGATATATTCTTTTCTAGGCCTTTCAGCTTACTGTCCGTTGCTGGATCATCTGGTTTCTGTCAGGTTCGGACTTGATAtgctcccttttttttctttgtttttggcagCGTTCTTGAAATGGGTTACCATGTGTTCTCTACAGGTTAGCATACCTCTAGGGAGGTATGATAATGTTCCTTTGGCAATTTCCCTAGTGGCAAAACATGGCTCTGATGCATTCCTGCTCAATCTTGTCGAGACTTTATATGACACCCTCCAAGAAACTATATAAATTATGTCTTCCATAAATAATCATGCCTCGAAATAATTGTGCCTCCAAGTTCCCATGGTGCAGAAGACATGGGAAATTGGTTCCACAATTTCTATTTCTAGATTCATGTACATGAACGCCATAGTATCCGGAAGCTAaagtgtaattatatatataggaACATAGTTGCTGCTCAGTTTGTATAGTATATAGTTTTAGTATGGATACTGCTATTAAGCTTTTGAACACAAAAGTTGC
It includes:
- the LOC107887675 gene encoding nuclear transcription factor Y subunit C-9, yielding MDHQGHGQPPAMGIIGGGAQMPYGTNPYPNQVTGAPNSGSVGGIQPSSQPTGAQLAQHQLAYQQIHQQQQQQLQQQLQTFWANQYQEVEKVSDFKNHSLPLARIKKIMKADEDVRMISAEAPVIFARACEMFILELTLRSWNHTEENKRRTLQKNDIAAAITRTDIFDFLVDIVPREDLKDEVLASIPRGTVPVGGPADALPYYMPAQHAPQVGTPGMIMGKPVMDPALYAQQSHPYMAQPQQMWPPPGPEQQQSSSDH
- the LOC107887692 gene encoding cation/calcium exchanger 5 — encoded protein: MIISTQESRKSEDLQEFPSPFTIPLTFISIPSRTESTERLKLSRNKESQNTQSLDLNGMALSFPPFLKSTLLCLTLLSSLLFFFFLQAPRKPPRIPQRSLLSTSCYSRQSSDSTLINYLSLHYCLFNEKFFLSIPFLSLLLLLDFYILIKTAQSHFSVVTTKLSSLLNLSPSMAAVTLLALGNGAPDVFASLHAVRSGHYRTGFGAILSAGTFVSAFVVGFVAIYAAPFGVKPAPFIRDVLFYLTGALFLFYVYLSGEIFVWQAVSFVAFYIFFVGFVFWMDFGTEREEEKLALQNEMVTKESHLLGKNGEVGDVERGMKVDKKAFGIAGVCEVISKAWEVPIIFLLKLTIPQSSPSEWSRFYLSANIALCPLALLFACNSFMPLDHPIVFLLPNTHFPLWVVVLFGSFSLATLHFMLEKEPPKNDQIPVVVLAFVMSVFWISTVAGELLNCLAAIGSLLELPPALLGLTVLAWGNSVGDLVADVAVAKAGHPAMAMAGCFAGPMFNMLVGLGSALVKQTTNVYPEAYQLNFHIGIIIAFVFLLLSLMGSLLVITWSRFRVPRFWGFCLVGLYIIFTLVSLIIAKFSG
- the LOC107955704 gene encoding amidase 1 isoform X2, translating into MIKSLDYGAFMEKFSLQLSPSQHQLPLRGLTFAVKDIFDIEGYVTGFGNPDWARTHSAATSTAPAVMDLLTAGATCLGKTVMDEMAYCMYGVNKHYGTPTNPCVPDRVPGGSSSGSAVAVAAKLVDFSLGTDTGASVRVPASYCGILGFRPSLGAVSTVGVLPMSQSYDTVGWFARDPMILNRVGRVLLHLPDVDPIKPSQIIIAEDCFRLSTIPSDRTAQVLVKSIEKLFGAQCVKHVILGDHVKDKVPSLQHFMDKGNEDQEDDIPSLAALSSAMRLLQRYEFKNYHAKWVTKVNPDFGPGISERIWDAIKATGENIDFCHSVRTELRAALTALLGDHGILALPTTPGEPPKVQANPATSDIFFSRPFSLLSVAGSSGFCQVSIPLGRYDNVPLAISLVAKHGSDAFLLNLVETLYDTLQETI
- the LOC107955704 gene encoding amidase 1 isoform X1, whose product is MIKSLDYGAFMEKFSLQLSPSQHQLPLRGLTFAVKDIFDIEGYVTGFGNPDWARTHSAATSTAPAVMDLLTAGATCLGKTVMDEMAYCMYGVNKHYGTPTNPCVPDRVPGGSSSGSAVAVAAKLVDFSLGTDTGASVRVPASYCGILGFRPSLGAVSTVGVLPMSQSYDTVVSHLGWFARDPMILNRVGRVLLHLPDVDPIKPSQIIIAEDCFRLSTIPSDRTAQVLVKSIEKLFGAQCVKHVILGDHVKDKVPSLQHFMDKGNEDQEDDIPSLAALSSAMRLLQRYEFKNYHAKWVTKVNPDFGPGISERIWDAIKATGENIDFCHSVRTELRAALTALLGDHGILALPTTPGEPPKVQANPATSDIFFSRPFSLLSVAGSSGFCQVSIPLGRYDNVPLAISLVAKHGSDAFLLNLVETLYDTLQETI